The Pseudomonadota bacterium genomic sequence CTGTATGGCTGGGGCGACGAAGTCGAAAGCAATGCGATCGAAGTCCATATCCACCACCTGCGCAAAAAGCTTGGCGCCGAGCGCATCGTCACGCTGCGCAACCTCGGTTACACCTTGCGCGGCGATCGATGAAAACCGCAGCTTATTCGCTGCAGCGGCGGCTGCTGACGGTCGTGCTCGGCGCGAGTTCGCTGCTGTGGCTGTCAAGCGTCGCCGTCATGATCGACGTTGCCTGGGACGAAACCGGCGACGTGTTCGACGATGGGCTGAAGGAAACCGCACATCTGATCATGGCGACGATTGATGATCCACGGGCCGCAGCGACGCTTGTCGAAATAGTGCCGGCTGACGCAAAAAGGCGGGTCCGTATGCACTACCAGATCATCGTTGACGGGCGTGTGATACGCCGCACGGCGGGCGCGCCGCAACAGCCTTTCGTTGCTGCTGGCAGCGATGACGACGGTTATGCCGACAGCGGCCCCTGGCGAGTTTACGTGTTACAAAATCCAGTTGCCGGCTTCGATATTCAGGTCGCCCAGCAGGACGAATCGCGGCTCGAAATCCTCGAAGATCTGGCGGAGGACCTGCTGTTGCCGGCGCTGGCGCTATTGCTGCTCCTGGCGCTGGTAAGCTGGTTCGCGATCTGGTATTTGCTGCGCCCTTTGCAGCATACCGCGCGCGTGATCGCCAGAAAGTCGCCGAACGATTTAACGCCACTGGCGACGGACAGGGAGCCCTCTGAACTCCTGCCTGTCATCTCCGCGCTCAATAGCCTGCTCGCACGTCTCAACGCGGCGCTAATCGGTGAACGCCGTTTCACTGCCGATGCCGCGCACGAGCTGCGCACGCCGCTCGCTGCCCTGCGCACGCAGGTGCAGTTGATGCAACGCCAGCAATCGGGCGAGGGCGCGTCGCTGCAAAAACTGCGT encodes the following:
- a CDS encoding ATP-binding protein is translated as MKTAAYSLQRRLLTVVLGASSLLWLSSVAVMIDVAWDETGDVFDDGLKETAHLIMATIDDPRAAATLVEIVPADAKRRVRMHYQIIVDGRVIRRTAGAPQQPFVAAGSDDDGYADSGPWRVYVLQNPVAGFDIQVAQQDESRLEILEDLAEDLLLPALALLLLLALVSWFAIWYLLRPLQHTARVIARKSPNDLTPLATDREPSELLPVISALNSLLARLNAALIGERRFTADAAHELRTPLAALRTQVQLMQRQQSGEGASLQKLRDDIDRITALVAQLLVLARLDHDEPGQRVRTQVPLAPLLAEVCETARAAAAAKAMMLECRCHAEQIDGDTELLRIALRNLIDNAIRYCPPGSRVQVTAHKMPSTMELVVSDNGPGVPLDERVRLADRFYRVLGSGAPGSGLGLSIVKRIADRHEATLIFADGLDGTGLTVRLSFPRASFSV